One window of Entelurus aequoreus isolate RoL-2023_Sb linkage group LG06, RoL_Eaeq_v1.1, whole genome shotgun sequence genomic DNA carries:
- the LOC133651676 gene encoding zinc finger and BTB domain-containing protein 26-like, with translation MAQNQVILQFHFATYGDSMLQKMNLLRHQRRFCDMTVRINQLKVPGHKVVFAAGSSFLRDQFILQQDSNEVQISINQEAKVGQQLLLSCYTGQLEFPELELVNYLTVASFLQMGHIVEQCTQALNKFIKPHPPHKMEVDTELKRVVKEDGSCSQALREQEHLREVERVEHEDDVSTDDDDDVIIQPKSPPHTYNIHPVQEVEESDISIVKVESVESTFPTSAPAALHSPEPQHSLINSTVDSRGSEMTAPPSMPGYPFRPPSPFNPAEKQKSYDKPLQWYHQCPKCSRVFRQLEKYANHLKMHKLFMCLLCGKTFTQKGNLHRHMRVHAGIKPFQCKICGKTFTQKCSLLDHLNLHSGDKPHRCNYCDMMFAHKPVLRKHLKQIHGKNSFDNANEGNSHDCGPEENDTSGPFISQSNNYETDLRYDLRHCLDETV, from the coding sequence ATGGCCCAGAACCAGGTGATCCTGCAGTTCCACTTTGCCACATATGGTGACTCCATGCTGCAGAAAATGAACCTTCTTCGGCACCAGCGACGCTTCTGTGACATGACCGTACGTATCAACCAGCTTAAAGTCCCCGGTCATAAGGTTGTGTTTGCTGCTGGCTCATCTTTCCTCCGAGACCAGTTCATCCTTCAGCAGGACTCCAATGAAGTGCAGATCTCCATAAACCAGGAGGCAAAGGTTGGCCAGCAGCTGCTACTGTCCTGCTACACGGGCCAACTAGAGTTTCCTGAATTGGAGCTGGTCAACTACCTGACGGTGGCCAGCTTCCTCCAAATGGGCCACATTGTGGAGCAGTGTACTCAAGCTTTGAACAAGTTCATCAAGCCACACCCTCCACACAAGATGGAGGTCGACACCGAGCTGAAAAGAGTGGTCAAAGAGGACGGATCGTGCTCCCAGGCTTTGAGAGAACAGGAGCACTTGCGGGAAGTGGAGAGGGTGGAGCATGAGGACGACGTTAGTACTGATGACGATGACGATGTCATTATACAGCCTAAGTCTCCTCCTCACACGTACAATATACATCCTGTGCAAGAAGTGGAGGAGAGTGACATCAGCATTGTGAAGGTGGAGTCTGTGGAGTCGACCTTCCCGACAAGTGCCCCAGCCGCCCTGCACTCGCCCGAGCCCCAACACTCGCTCATCAATTCGACTGTTGACAGTCGTGGGAGTGAAATGACGGCGCCCCCAAGCATGCCGGGCTACCCCTTCCGTCCTCCTTCTCCGTTCAACCCTGCCGAAAAACAGAAGAGCTACGACAAACCCCTCCAGTGGTACCACCAGTGTCCCAAGTGTAGCCGTGTCTTCCGCCAGCTGGAGAAGTACGCCAACCACCTTAAGATGCACAAGCTCTTCATGTGCTTGCTGTGCGGAAAGACCTTCACGCAGAAGGGCAACCTGCACCGGCACATGCGGGTCCACGCGGGCATCAAACCCTTCCAGTGTAAGATCTGCGGGAAGACCTTCACCCAGAAGTGTTCTCTGCTGGATCACCTGAACTTGCACAGCGGGGACAAGCCTCACCGCTGTAACTACTGCGACATGATGTTCGCTCACAAGCCCGTTCTCCGCAAGCACCTCAAGCAAATCCACGGCAAGAACAGCTTTGACAACGCAAACGAAGGCAACTCGCACGACTGTGGGCCTGAAGAGAATGACACCAGTGGGCCGTTTATCAGTCAGTCTAACAATTACGAGACAGACTTAAGATACGATTTGAGACACTGTCTGGATGAGACCGTATAA